The following nucleotide sequence is from Roseivirga sp. BDSF3-8.
CATCGGCTTGTGACCGGTAAACGATCTGTGTGGTAACCCCCGTCACCATCGCAGCCTGCGGATGCCTGGCCTTAAACCTTTTGATTTGCCTGATGATAGGGTCTATTTCAAGCGCATCTTCATTAATTTGTTTATCTATGGCTGTTTCAGGCCATACGACAAAGTCCGTTTCAGGGGTGATCTTTGACTCAGATAAGCCTGTAAAGCGCCTTACCTGTTCATCGAAGGGGATAAAGTTGACTGTACCCACAAACTTTTCCGTGTATGGATCTATGTTAGGTTGTAGCACCACTACTTCAGTAGGGGTACCCTGCTCTTCATAACCATAGTAAACATACAAGCTTATGCCCATCGGAATCATAATCCAGATGAGGGTATAAATCAGGCTTCGCCAGCGAATAATACCCTTGAAAATGGCATCCCCATAAAAGAACACAAAGTAAAAAGCCAGGTTAGCGAGTAAAATCCAAAGCGTCCCGCCGAATACTCCCGTGTACTCATACCATTGTATCCATGATACCCGCATGGCAAAACCATTACCAAGCGTAAGCCAAGGCCAGCTCAGATCCCAGTTCAGGTGTATGTATTCGAATGTGATCCAATAAAGAATGAGGCCAAAATACCCCCATCCGGCACCCGCCGCTCTTTTGGTATATCGAAATAAAAGCCAGGGCAGACACATTAGCAGGCTGTTTGCCAGCACCATAGCTACCATGCCTACTGAAGTAGCATAATACACCCACCAGGTGGTGAGGAGGTTTGACAAGAAAAAGCTCAGATATAGGTACCAAAAGAACTTACGTCCTGCCTTAGGCTTTTCTGATTGCGCATAAAAGTCCTCCAGGGCTAATAAAGGGGCATATGCTATGAACAACAAAAATGTAAGGGGCATGGTAGGCCATGCCAGCCAGAACATAAGGGACGACGAAAGGGCCAGTACAAGCGGGTATACCTGGCTACTTCTTACCTTGGACGCAAACAACGATCTCTCCTTTTATAGGGTGTTCGGTAAAATATTCGATTAGCTCCTGCAGGGTGCCATTTTTCGTTTCCTCATACATTTTGGTGAGTTCACGGCTAACCGAAGCAGGTCTGTCTGCCCCCATAGCTTCAGCCATCTGTTGCAGCATCTTAAGCAAACGGTGAGGGCTTTCATAAAACACCATTGTACGTTCTTCCTCTACCAGATTTTTTATCCGTGTCTGCCTGCCTTTTTTATGAGGTAAAAATCCTTCAAATGTAAATCGATCATTAGGTAAGCCGGATTTTACGAGGGCAGGTATAAAAGCCACTGGCCCGGGCAAACATTCAATTTTCAAATCATGCTCCAGGCAGTGACGCACCAATAAAAAACCAGGGTCAGAAATACCCGGAGTACCCGCATCGCTAATAAGCGCCAGCTTTTCCCCTCCCTTCATACGTTCCACAAAGCGTTCAGCACTTTGATGTTCATTAAAGGCATGATAGCTCTG
It contains:
- the lnt gene encoding apolipoprotein N-acyltransferase; the encoded protein is MFASKVRSSQVYPLVLALSSSLMFWLAWPTMPLTFLLFIAYAPLLALEDFYAQSEKPKAGRKFFWYLYLSFFLSNLLTTWWVYYATSVGMVAMVLANSLLMCLPWLLFRYTKRAAGAGWGYFGLILYWITFEYIHLNWDLSWPWLTLGNGFAMRVSWIQWYEYTGVFGGTLWILLANLAFYFVFFYGDAIFKGIIRWRSLIYTLIWIMIPMGISLYVYYGYEEQGTPTEVVVLQPNIDPYTEKFVGTVNFIPFDEQVRRFTGLSESKITPETDFVVWPETAIDKQINEDALEIDPIIRQIKRFKARHPQAAMVTGVTTQIVYRSQADAPPTARRSRNADIYYDVFNTALFVGNKNESVAYHKSKLVPGVEIMPYPQVLGVISEVIFDLGGTSGGFGRQKERTVFYNSDSIGVAPSVCYESIYGDFMSRFVRNGANLIFIITNDAWWGDSDGYKQHLHYASLRAIENRRSIARSANTGISAFIDQKGDIHKPTEFYTQAVIKDTILAREDLTFYSKHGDYLARTAAWLSVFVFLAAFVRKRIV
- the rsmI gene encoding 16S rRNA (cytidine(1402)-2'-O)-methyltransferase, which produces MQEDTSLYLVPTPIGNLEDITYRAVRILGEVDTILAEDTRTSGKLLKHLHIRKPLQSYHAFNEHQSAERFVERMKGGEKLALISDAGTPGISDPGFLLVRHCLEHDLKIECLPGPVAFIPALVKSGLPNDRFTFEGFLPHKKGRQTRIKNLVEEERTMVFYESPHRLLKMLQQMAEAMGADRPASVSRELTKMYEETKNGTLQELIEYFTEHPIKGEIVVCVQGKK